In a single window of the candidate division KSB1 bacterium genome:
- a CDS encoding CBS domain-containing protein, translated as MGELDFQEFDDELQSMEELMDEAKTTLSDKSLKVPLKSLNLKKAVVVAVGTSLKKCIEKMLARHFGCLLVVKDTKYCGIFTERDVLLRVAGMDLNLETSKIEDFMTPDAVQLEMEDTIETALRLMVKGGYRHICIVDEKDHPLSLVSIKDIVSFIVEFFPQDVLNLPPHPIRIGTKNREGG; from the coding sequence TTGGGAGAACTCGATTTTCAAGAATTTGATGACGAGCTGCAGAGCATGGAAGAGCTCATGGACGAAGCTAAAACAACCTTAAGTGATAAAAGCTTAAAGGTACCGCTGAAGTCTCTGAATTTAAAGAAAGCGGTCGTTGTGGCGGTTGGCACCTCTCTCAAGAAGTGCATCGAAAAGATGCTGGCACGTCATTTTGGTTGTCTGTTGGTGGTTAAAGACACAAAATATTGCGGTATCTTTACGGAACGCGATGTTCTGCTTAGAGTAGCCGGTATGGATCTCAATTTAGAAACCTCAAAAATTGAGGACTTTATGACCCCGGATGCGGTTCAACTGGAAATGGAAGATACCATTGAAACTGCACTTCGTCTCATGGTAAAAGGCGGCTATCGTCATATTTGCATCGTAGATGAAAAGGATCATCCTTTGTCTCTGGTTTCAATCAAAGATATTGTTAGCTTCATTGTTGAATTCTTTCCGCAAGATGTTTTAAATCTGCCGCCCCATCCAATTCGGATTGGAACGAAAAATCGGGAAGGTGGTTGA
- a CDS encoding CBS domain-containing protein has translation MDSTTLRSPLKTLNPKKPISVNHDASLKSVIDKMKEHGIGCVCVVEKSWLVGIFTERDILTKIVCSDLDLEKTQVNEVMTVNPEYLYMDDEIAFALNRMHVGGFRHIPLVNLQNEPQGVISVRDIAAHLVQN, from the coding sequence ATGGACTCCACAACACTTAGATCTCCCCTGAAAACATTAAACCCCAAGAAACCCATTTCTGTGAACCACGATGCTTCTTTAAAAAGTGTAATCGACAAAATGAAGGAACATGGGATTGGCTGCGTTTGTGTTGTGGAAAAAAGCTGGCTGGTAGGCATTTTTACAGAACGGGATATTTTAACGAAAATTGTCTGCAGCGATCTTGACCTGGAAAAAACGCAGGTTAACGAGGTCATGACGGTAAATCCGGAATATCTATATATGGACGACGAAATTGCTTTTGCCTTGAACCGAATGCATGTTGGCGGATTCCGGCACATTCCTCTGGTGAATCTCCAGAACGAACCTCAAGGTGTTATCTCGGTGAGAGATATAGCCGCTCATTTAGTACAAAATTAA